The following coding sequences are from one Streptomyces angustmyceticus window:
- a CDS encoding P-loop NTPase family protein, with protein sequence MPREWAGESGRDRAVERYVQELLVRRPRSRPESPATLLLGPRGSGKTTVLRHLADWARRAPVARLDLAALGQEGRKPIDVLAALVFQLNERKKDFARLRFPAFGLLTIAVAAQVEAADRDAAVRRMEEALVGPPGSRSEVINQLAAYAATVLGAPTAVTAALPLLPEWRRHWARLRVRWQLARIRRRSRGAGSVDGFLIDLNQRYGDREEAERQRAEAVLFDAFLDDLRRAYASRGGDKRRTTQCLVLLDNVDSPLGNDFLKALLDARRKAGAPDPLLVLATAGSYPAALEGFAFGGPRRAGALPGRWPAEEEKFVPERVVKGLVVGRLRDLARHEVEQQAEEVLRSAGRRVPLPAADNGVQWLGWVVHELTRGHPAGTAQLLQALLECPAETGWEARLRQVLQPSSGLVDTLLERLLPIDASGELAQALTRAAAAVDLAQTQAGLALWDESSARVQEEFNDFCTDVLRTMHLDSGDEAADGPTETPHPLLRLLLLCRLAAAPDPAMGTGRDAGALDGASGLRRWRAVHAALRDRAAASGEQSTAAYHALAGGDLAAAAAHLDDAFDRLAPEEWCAELCRLRRAPLPEADGALGQPLWERYERLVDHLGDGAVDQRLRTITRLLAAVWISPEPPDDPRTDRVGDPYRDPLGDPAAELYGEIQARFHTLAVHADSVLWTSALLRKAKQYGKEPWL encoded by the coding sequence ATGCCACGGGAGTGGGCGGGGGAGTCCGGGCGGGACCGGGCCGTGGAGCGGTACGTCCAGGAGCTGTTGGTGCGCAGGCCGCGCAGCCGGCCCGAGTCGCCCGCCACGCTGCTGCTGGGGCCGCGCGGCAGCGGAAAGACGACCGTGCTGCGGCATCTGGCGGACTGGGCCCGGCGGGCACCGGTGGCCCGTCTCGACCTGGCGGCGCTGGGGCAGGAGGGCCGCAAGCCGATCGATGTGCTGGCCGCTCTGGTCTTCCAGCTCAACGAGCGGAAGAAGGACTTCGCCCGGCTGCGGTTCCCGGCGTTCGGACTGTTGACGATCGCCGTCGCGGCACAGGTGGAGGCGGCCGACCGGGACGCCGCGGTACGGCGGATGGAGGAGGCACTGGTCGGCCCTCCGGGCAGCCGCTCGGAGGTGATCAATCAGCTCGCCGCCTACGCCGCGACGGTCCTCGGCGCCCCGACAGCGGTGACCGCCGCGCTGCCGCTGCTGCCGGAGTGGCGCCGTCACTGGGCGCGCCTGCGGGTGCGCTGGCAACTGGCGCGTATCCGGCGCCGCAGCCGGGGCGCCGGCTCCGTCGACGGGTTCCTGATCGACCTCAACCAGCGCTACGGGGACAGGGAGGAGGCAGAGCGGCAGCGGGCCGAGGCGGTGCTCTTCGACGCCTTCCTGGACGATCTGCGCCGCGCGTACGCCTCGCGCGGTGGTGATAAACGGCGGACGACACAGTGCCTGGTGCTGCTGGACAACGTCGACAGCCCGCTGGGCAACGACTTCCTCAAAGCGTTGTTGGACGCCCGGCGCAAGGCGGGGGCGCCCGACCCGCTGCTGGTGCTCGCCACCGCGGGCAGCTATCCGGCGGCGCTGGAGGGCTTCGCGTTCGGCGGACCGCGTCGGGCCGGTGCGCTGCCCGGCCGGTGGCCCGCGGAGGAGGAGAAGTTCGTTCCGGAGCGGGTCGTGAAGGGGCTGGTGGTGGGCCGGCTGCGCGATCTGGCGCGCCACGAGGTCGAGCAGCAGGCCGAAGAGGTCCTGCGGTCGGCCGGCCGCCGGGTGCCGTTGCCCGCTGCCGACAACGGTGTGCAATGGCTGGGCTGGGTGGTGCACGAACTCACCCGCGGCCATCCGGCGGGCACCGCGCAGCTGCTCCAGGCCCTGCTCGAATGCCCTGCGGAGACCGGTTGGGAGGCGCGGCTGCGGCAGGTCCTGCAGCCCTCCTCGGGCCTCGTCGACACCCTGCTGGAGCGGCTGTTGCCGATCGACGCGAGCGGTGAGCTGGCGCAGGCACTGACCCGTGCCGCGGCCGCCGTCGATCTGGCCCAGACGCAGGCGGGCCTGGCGCTGTGGGACGAGTCGAGCGCCCGGGTCCAGGAGGAGTTCAACGACTTCTGTACGGACGTGCTGCGCACCATGCACCTCGACAGCGGTGACGAGGCGGCCGACGGCCCTACGGAAACCCCTCATCCGCTGCTGCGCCTCCTGCTGCTCTGCCGGCTCGCCGCGGCCCCGGATCCCGCCATGGGGACGGGAAGGGACGCCGGGGCCCTCGACGGGGCGTCCGGCCTGCGCAGGTGGCGTGCCGTCCATGCCGCCCTGAGGGACCGGGCCGCAGCCTCGGGGGAGCAGTCCACCGCGGCCTATCACGCGCTGGCGGGTGGTGATCTCGCCGCGGCAGCCGCCCATCTGGACGACGCTTTCGACCGGCTCGCCCCCGAGGAGTGGTGTGCGGAGCTGTGCCGGCTGCGGCGCGCCCCGCTCCCCGAGGCGGACGGGGCCCTGGGCCAGCCGCTGTGGGAGCGCTACGAGCGGCTGGTGGACCATCTCGGCGACGGTGCGGTGGATCAACGGTTGCGGACCATCACCCGGCTGCTCGCGGCGGTCTGGATCAGTCCCGAGCCGCCGGACGACCCCCGGACGGACCGGGTCGGCGACCCGTATCGCGACCCGCTCGGCGATCCCGCCGCGGAGCTGTACGGCGAGATCCAGGCCCGCTTCCACACCCTCGCGGTGCACGCCGACAGCGTGCTCTGGACCTCGGCGCTGCTGCGGAAGGCGAAGCAGTACGGAAAGGAGCCGTGGCTGTGA